GTCAAGTTCGTCGGGATCAATTCGAACAGCGCCAATACGTATCCCGAGGATTCGTTCGAAAACATGGTCAAGCGGATGGAGGAACACAAGTTCCCGTGGGTGTACTTGCGCGACGAAAGCCAGGAGGTGGCGCTCGCCTACGGCGCACTGCGCACGCCGCATTTCTACGTGTTCGATGAGGAGCGCAAGCTCGTTTACACGGGCCGCGGCGTCGACAGCCCGCGCGATACGAGCAAGATGACGGTCAACGACCTGGAAAACGCGCTCGAAGACCTGCTCGCGGGTCGCCCGATCCGGGTGCCGCTGACGAATCCGATCGGCTGCAACATCAAGTGGGAAGGCAAGGATCCGCACTGGATGCCGCCTGAAGCATGCGATCTGGTGTGAACGAGAAGGGCCCCGGACGAAAGCCGTTCGGGGCCCCGTTGATTTTTTCGGACTCTTGCGAGAGGGTAGGTCAGAATTTGAAGCGGGCGACCATTTCGTTCAGTTGACGGCTCATTTCGCGCAACGAATCGGCGGACGAAGCGATTTCTTCCATCGACGCGAGCTGTTCTTCGGCGGCAGCCGACACTTCTTCCGCATTGGCGGCGGACTGTTCGGCAAGGCGGGCAATCTCTTCGACCGACGCCGTCACTTCTTCCGTGCCGGCCGCGATTTGTTGCGATACCGCGGACAAGTCTTCGGCGTGCGCCTCGGTCGTCCGCGCCGCTTCGAGGATCGATTCGAACGCGTTCTGAAGTTCTTGCATCGATCGAATGCTGTCTTCCAGTTCGGCGTCGATGTCGCGCATCGCCTTG
This genomic stretch from Candidatus Reconcilbacillus cellulovorans harbors:
- a CDS encoding thioredoxin family protein — encoded protein: MPFTLPLGAKAPDFRLPATDGNTYSLADFADAKALVIFFTCNHCPYVLGSDEVTRQTALKFIPRGVKFVGINSNSANTYPEDSFENMVKRMEEHKFPWVYLRDESQEVALAYGALRTPHFYVFDEERKLVYTGRGVDSPRDTSKMTVNDLENALEDLLAGRPIRVPLTNPIGCNIKWEGKDPHWMPPEACDLV